In Deltaproteobacteria bacterium, a single window of DNA contains:
- a CDS encoding transposase: MRSLVKETETCILAWAFMDNHTHLMIISGPAGLPTFMRRLLTG; the protein is encoded by the coding sequence ATGCGGTCTCTGGTTAAGGAGACGGAGACCTGTATTTTGGCCTGGGCCTTTATGGACAATCACACCCATTTGATGATTATCAGCGGACCGGCCGGACTGCCGACCTTTATGCGACGTTTATTGACCGGC